One window of Bacillota bacterium genomic DNA carries:
- the aspA gene encoding aspartate ammonia-lyase (catalyzes the formation of fumarate from aspartate) yields MSVRIETDSMGPVEVPAGAYWGAQTQRAVNNFQISGFRMPREFIRALGLIKWAAARANASLGLLDPKLAEAIQQAADEVIEGKWDDHFPVDVFQTGSGTSTNMNANEVIANRAIEILGGVIGSKSPVHPNDHVNRGQSSNDVIPSALHIGVVEVIDHLTLPALEKLHASLLGKAEQFHHVLKIGRTHLQDATPIRLGQEFSGYARQVELGIQRVKAAREGLLELALGGTAVGTGINTHPEFARRAIREISERTGIPFREAVNHFEAQGSQDAMVFMSGALRTVMTSLMKIANDIRWLASGPRCGLGELRLPSLQPGSSIMPGKVNPVIPEVVIQVAAQVAGNDLAVTIGGQWGVLELNTMLPMMGWNLLQSARLTGNAAKAFAELAIDGLEADEERCAALIEQSLALATPLAARIGYDKAAAIANEAYRTGRTVRQVALEHKVLPEDELNAILDPAAMVEPRG; encoded by the coding sequence GTGTCGGTGCGCATCGAGACGGACTCCATGGGCCCGGTGGAGGTCCCCGCGGGCGCGTATTGGGGCGCGCAGACGCAGCGGGCGGTCAACAATTTCCAGATCAGCGGCTTCCGCATGCCGCGCGAGTTCATTCGCGCGCTGGGGCTGATCAAGTGGGCGGCGGCCCGCGCCAACGCGTCGCTGGGGCTGCTGGACCCCAAGCTGGCCGAAGCCATTCAGCAAGCGGCCGACGAGGTCATCGAGGGCAAGTGGGACGACCATTTTCCCGTCGACGTCTTCCAAACCGGCTCGGGAACGTCCACCAACATGAACGCCAACGAAGTCATCGCCAACCGGGCGATTGAGATCCTGGGCGGCGTCATCGGCTCCAAGAGCCCGGTGCACCCCAACGACCACGTGAACCGTGGGCAGTCCAGCAACGACGTGATCCCGTCGGCGCTGCACATCGGCGTAGTGGAAGTCATCGACCACCTGACGCTGCCGGCGCTGGAGAAGCTGCACGCGTCGCTGCTGGGCAAGGCCGAGCAGTTCCACCACGTGTTGAAGATCGGCCGCACCCATTTGCAGGATGCGACGCCCATCCGGCTGGGGCAGGAGTTTTCAGGCTACGCGCGGCAGGTAGAGCTGGGCATCCAGCGGGTGAAGGCGGCGCGGGAGGGGCTGCTGGAGCTGGCGCTGGGCGGCACGGCGGTCGGGACGGGCATCAACACGCATCCCGAGTTTGCGCGCCGGGCCATTCGGGAAATCAGCGAGCGCACCGGCATTCCGTTCCGGGAGGCGGTCAACCACTTCGAGGCCCAGGGCAGCCAAGATGCCATGGTGTTCATGAGCGGCGCGCTGCGGACGGTGATGACGTCGCTGATGAAGATCGCCAACGACATTCGCTGGCTCGCGTCCGGTCCGCGCTGCGGCCTCGGCGAGCTGCGGCTGCCGTCGCTGCAGCCGGGTTCGTCCATCATGCCGGGGAAAGTAAACCCGGTCATCCCCGAAGTGGTTATCCAGGTTGCGGCGCAGGTGGCGGGCAACGACCTGGCGGTCACCATCGGCGGGCAGTGGGGCGTGCTGGAGCTGAACACCATGCTGCCCATGATGGGGTGGAACTTGCTGCAATCGGCGCGCCTGACGGGCAACGCGGCCAAGGCGTTCGCGGAGCTGGCCATCGACGGCCTGGAGGCCGACGAGGAGCGGTGCGCAGCGCTCATCGAACAAAGCCTGGCGCTGGCGACGCCGCTGGCCGCGCGCATCGGCTACGACAAGGCGGCGGCCATCGCCAACGAAGCGTACCGGACGGGCCGGACGGTACGGCAGGTGGCGCTGGAGCACAAGGTCCTGCCCGAGGACGAGCTGAACGCCATTCTCGATCCGGCGGCCATGGTGGAACCGAGGGGGTGA